A region of Vigna radiata var. radiata cultivar VC1973A chromosome 10, Vradiata_ver6, whole genome shotgun sequence DNA encodes the following proteins:
- the LOC111242708 gene encoding protein SUPPRESSOR OF GENE SILENCING 3 homolog — MAEDGADTFPELLSVYRVSGPRSNSISDDSASKPCFSQNSVPNVWRTPNIIQKLKLVERVNGVTRVTNSSRQKDKSNSLSPQDKSNSLSPEDKNNTLGTVASMGSETLNDSNLPPQSVLTPTLEKELNSSTGVDATTSKDCENDKCKNEESLEMYGENNDEIVDNNISDIVSDSDDDCSLNDIVSESDDDCSLDDIDSDTGERSHEQCKKSKWLRNFFDGLNVLANEEIGSQDRQWYCPACQGIPGGIGWYKGLQSLLDHSRTIQSKRVRLHRMFAETLEEEFFRRRVESKIKHINDDSRKLNNYKSLIAEEQVKSQVCVDSSCELSEKLSLKIEENHVDQQNKEMDAEENSFQDQIQVIAAKEDQSVKLQHAMQEKAENTCQESVKKEDSSQKYKEIMQLGSERKKIMKIHEEKWLALKKKQWQELIELEKELENELTQLMDKYASN; from the exons ATGGCGGAAGATGGTGCTGATACTTTTCCGGAGTTGCTAAGTGTGTACAGAGTGTCTGGTCCCAGAAGCAATAGCATTTCTGATGACAGTGCTTCAAAGCCCTGTTTTTCTCAAAACTCTGTTCCAAATGTTTGGAGAACTCCAAATATTATTCAGAAGCTTAAGCTGGTAGAGAGGGTTAATGGTGTAACGAGAGTGACTAACAGCAGTCGCCAGAAGGACAAAAGCAATTCTCTTTCACCGCAGGACAAGAGCAATTCTCTGTCTCCGGAGGACAAAAACAACACTCTTGGTACTGTGGCTTCTATGGGAAGTGAAACTCTGAACGACAGCAATTTGCCTCCTCAGTCAGTATTAACTCCAACATTAGAGAAAGAGTTAAATTCATCTACTGGAGTTGATGCAACTACATCTAAGGATTGCGAAAATGATAAATGCAAAAATGAAGAATCCCTAGAAATGTATGGTGAAAACAATgatgagattgttgacaacaacATATCTGACATTGTCTCGGACAGTGATGATGATTGTTCTTTAAATGACATTGTCTCGGAAAGTGATGATGATTGTTCTTTAGATGACATTGACTCGGACACTGGAGAGAGAAGCCATGAACAGTGCAAGAAGAGCAAGTGGCTTAGGAATTTCTTTGATGGATTAAATGTACTGGCCAATGAGGAGATAGGTTCACAAGACAGACAGTGGTATTGTCCAGCGTGCCAAGGGATCCCCGGTGGTATTGGTTGGTACAAGGGGCTGCAATCCCTTTTGGATCATTCCAGAACAATACAATCAAAGAGGGTAAGACTGCACCGAATGTTTGCTGAAACCTTGGAAGAAGAGTTTTTCAGGAGAAGGGTTGAGAGCAAGATAAAACATATTAACGATGATAGTCGGAAGCTTAACAACTACAAAAGCTTGATAGCCGAAGAACAAGTCAAATCACAAGTCTGTGTAGATTCTTCATGTGAATTAAGTGAGAAGTTAAGCCTCAAAATAGAAGAAAACCATGTTGATCAACAGAACAAGGAG ATGGACGCAGAAGAAAACAGTTTCCAGGACCAAATCCAAGTCATAGCAGCAAAAGAAGACCAGTCTGTGAAATTGCAGCACGCAATGCAAGAAAAAGCAGAAAACACTTGTCAAGAATCTGTCAAGAAAGAGGACAG TTCCCAGAAGTACAAGGAGATTATGCAGTTGGGATcggagagaaagaaaataatgaaaattcatGAAGAGAAATGGTTGGCTCTGAAGAAGAAACAATGGCAGGAGCTGATTGAACTTGAGAAGGAATTAGAGAATGAACTGACGCAGCTGATGGACAAGTACGCTTCCAACTAG